CAAGTCTCTGTTTATGCACTCCACTCTCACCTTTTGGCCAGTGTAGCGATGCACCTTTCTCTGAGAGTAGCAGTGTTTACATAACACTTGAGGATCACATTGAATCCCGAGACACTCGGCACTAATATGCaggcagtttattttgaaaacttgTTTGCCACACAGCTTTGGATGTCAAGCTCTCTACTTTTGACCTAACATAAGTTGGCCTGTGTATTTactttgactttattcactttttaatCCAAATATCtctgtgattaaaaacacacaagcgaAACTAAATACTTTCTCAATTGCTTAATAGAGTGTCAACTTAAATAAATCCAACAACCATGCTGAAAacagtacatttattatttataagcAAGCACTTACATATGATTGaccaaataatataaaacaataaaataaataaaaagacacagaacacaaaataaataacaaaacaaacagttcacATATAGGTTAAtcccaagtaaaaaaaaaaaaaaaaaccttcacagATAAGATTGTCTAAAGCAAAGTGcaagaaaaagtaaacaaacattcaaaaaggGAACAAAGTGAGTGAGTGCTTTATTCTGTAGAATTGTAACTGCaaacttttccatttttttttaacatcgaACTCAGGTGATGTATATAAAATGTCCATCATAAATACACTGAAGGATCAAATTATTTTTGCCATAAAATCGGTATCTTAACTTGATAAATGCTACAATTCGGAATGTAACCTTTAGTCTATAGACTAGTGAATCTTTACTTGTATTGTGTGCTTGTACATAATAACACAACACTGAAAACTGCcctttcaataaaaaatatttataaaccaATGTATGTAACAGGTTGTAATGATCATCcttttttgtccaaaaaatataaagaagatATGAGCCTGGAGAAATTGTTGactacacattttttaaatctttgtccagcattgtaaaaaaaacattttgctagCTGTGTTGAGGTCTGGCCAGGTCAGAGTTCAGatacaccacagtagctgtgaTATCATCCCTGTACATTCTAGCTAGGTCCTCTGGCAAGGCGAGCATAGTGGCCAGTCTCTCCTGGCTCAGTTCTCCGTACTCCCCAGTGCCGAGAGCATGTCTGATGAGGTGTGTAGCTGCGTTGGTGTCTAAAGCGGGGGAGGCACGGGCCTGGCGTTTTAGCAAGAGCTCATGCATCTGACCCAATTTCATTTGCCTCTCAGATGGAGAAACAGGAGCCtggtaaaagaaacaaaagaaaaagattataGGATTAAAAACCCAAAGAAATTAGCAATTTTCAAGGTGAATTTTGGATTCTGTGAATCAGGGATACATCAATACATGTCACTTTCAATCTACAAACGAACCTGAAGGTGAATCCCACTCAGGTGCTCTCCAACGAGTCGCACAGCCTCCTCGTTCCCTAGTTCATCCCACAGCCCGTCAGTGCCGAGGATCAGGAAACGGTCCTGAGGTCTCAGCTTGTGATGGGTTATCTCCGGTGCCACATCCAGATAGGGTGGAGTTAGGTAGTTAGGTGGAGTGTACTGGTACAGGTTGAGAGAGTCCAGGTCCACTCCAGATTCCAGGCTGGCTAAAATGCTCTGCTGCAACTCAAGGCTCCACTTGAATCTTACGTCACCAAACGCACGCAGTGGCATCAAAATCTGACAACACCATAAAAAGCTTAGGACCAGTGACCTATTTTCAAAATTCAGCAGTTAGCTCATTGTACAGTGCCTGTTATGCGTTATGCCATAAAGAACTCTCACCCCAAGCAGTCTGTCATCTGTGACCACTGTATCTCTCTCTGAGGGCGGATGCTTGCTCTTGATCTGCTCCACCTCAGCCTGGTTCTGTGTGTTGTGGTCCTGGGAAAGGGGCAAAGCGCTCCAAGATCCATCCTCCTCCAGGACCCCCAATACTGCTCGGCAGTCTCCGGCATTCGCCACGTGGATCCTGTCTGTCCCGACGTGAGCCACACAGGCAGTGGATCCTGCAAACGCAACCTGGACAGATGACGGTGCgtgtttttaaacattgtgtGAACTTGAACAGGCTGAAGCATCAAAGAGAGGTTTGCGTTGGTACCTGGATGGCTGTGCTTTTCATCAGGTCATTGCAAAGAGGGACTTGAGCCTCCAACGAGATGTCAGCGTCGAGTCGTTTAAAAGAACACTCCAGGGCATCCAGAGGactaaaaaaaaggttgtgagGGAAATCAGAAGGAAAAGAGTTCTGATCAGTAGCACATGAGTAGGCACGTCCATCTACAGAATATGTAGATAaaatgtggatatactgtactaAGTGGAGGTCACAAACTCCGAAACTGTTCATCTCTACTGACATGGTGTATCAAATAGACCAACAGCGTTTTGCAATCACAGACagcaacacactcacacacacaaattcctGATAGGAAAATACAGACTATACATTGCAGGAATGCAAATCTTTAGTGTTTAACTCCCAatcaaaaaacaggaaaaacctaatataaacatttattaaattctAACATGAACCAGGTCTTTTTATTAGCTGAtgcaaaacagtaaaatgtcaAATGCCAAATGAAGGGAAAGGAAAAGGGACAGGGGgtcatttctttttaacagcATAATATACGAACCCAACTCAAAAGAATGACCCCTATTTAAGTTTGCTAGAGTTGTACGTCTTTGTACCTACCTCATGCCTTCACCATGCTCCTCACTGTCCAGTAATTCTTGCCAGAAGACTCTGAGGTGGTCAATGTAGAGGGAAGCAGATTCACGATAGTTGAAGTCTGCATGGTGTTTGTACCACTGCAAGATGGGAGGAACAGCTCTGCCATGCTCCATGCcgttctccagctcctccaggctCTGCTTTGACATCATTGCAACTGCAGCGTAGTACAGCAGACGCTCACTGACAGCCTGGGCACACGCCCAGCCCCCATGGCCGTCAAACACTCCAAAGAGCATGCCCTTAGACTGgataagaaatagaaaaatgacCTTAAAAGTAACAAGTAGGGGGATGGATAGGGttgcagacagaggagagaaaacacacacctgtaagCAGGTGGCTGCACTGCGACGGTCTTCATTGGGTGTGTTAGCAGCCAGCTGGTTGCTCTCAAACTTTCTGACAGCACTGAGTCCCCTGCCATCAAACTCTGGCACACTCACAATCTGTAAACATACACAGAGAAATAGAGGGTTACTCAATGGCAaaggtgtatatatatgtaatactCATATCTTATTAGTttgaaaatataacatttgaGAGAGTATGATGACCTCAGAAACACGGCTGTGTTTTCATATCTTGTTTTGGTAGTTTCAGAGACACCATCACATCCATTACCTGCTCATTAGATCGCAGAATGCTGTTGATTTGAACCCTGCTGAGCTGGAAGTCTAGGTCCTGACGAGTGGAGAGGGGCCGCCTACCATGAGGCCAATTCCCAGTCTCCTCACCAGTGAGACACAACCTGTCCGATCTGCAGGAACCCCAGGATGAGTAGTTACATTGGTGGGCTGGTCGAGGCTGAGAACACGGGGATGCTACAGAGTGGGTGTACTGAATGGATGGAAAGAGAGTGATGATGAATAAAGCTATATATCAAAATGTAATACTCAAGTTACAGTCAATCACAGGGTAACACACCTGGAAAGGGGCAGTGGGGCTGGAGAGTGTCAATGTGTAGCTTGAGGCTCTTTGCAGGATGCTGGTGCACACACGTCCTGACATCTCTAACAGGCAACGCTGCTGGGTGACGTGTTGTTCAACCTAATCACCCAGAAcctgtgtggagagagagagaggacattgATAAGGTTAAGATACCAGCATGACACTTGACAACCAATGAGCTAACGTAAAAGCGAGCTAGCTAGGTGTTCTGCAAGTTCTGCTACAGTTAACACACCGTGTGCAATGACGTAAGAGCAATACGTCACCTCTGGTTAGGACATTTGAGTGGAGTTGTTATGTGTGAGCTAGCTAACGTTTGATACGACATACAGCCTTAAAGCGTAACGTTAGCTTGCTGGCTAGCTTCACCAACGTTTACCATATAAAGTGACGAAACGTAAGCTTGAtccaaacagacacactgac
This is a stretch of genomic DNA from Anoplopoma fimbria isolate UVic2021 breed Golden Eagle Sablefish chromosome 19, Afim_UVic_2022, whole genome shotgun sequence. It encodes these proteins:
- the pdp2 gene encoding pyruvate dehydrogenase [acetyl-transferring]-phosphatase 2, mitochondrial codes for the protein MSGRVCTSILQRASSYTLTLSSPTAPFQYTHSVASPCSQPRPAHQCNYSSWGSCRSDRLCLTGEETGNWPHGRRPLSTRQDLDFQLSRVQINSILRSNEQIVSVPEFDGRGLSAVRKFESNQLAANTPNEDRRSAATCLQSKGMLFGVFDGHGGWACAQAVSERLLYYAAVAMMSKQSLEELENGMEHGRAVPPILQWYKHHADFNYRESASLYIDHLRVFWQELLDSEEHGEGMSPLDALECSFKRLDADISLEAQVPLCNDLMKSTAIQVAFAGSTACVAHVGTDRIHVANAGDCRAVLGVLEEDGSWSALPLSQDHNTQNQAEVEQIKSKHPPSERDTVVTDDRLLGILMPLRAFGDVRFKWSLELQQSILASLESGVDLDSLNLYQYTPPNYLTPPYLDVAPEITHHKLRPQDRFLILGTDGLWDELGNEEAVRLVGEHLSGIHLQAPVSPSERQMKLGQMHELLLKRQARASPALDTNAATHLIRHALGTGEYGELSQERLATMLALPEDLARMYRDDITATVVYLNSDLARPQHS